A part of Macrobrachium nipponense isolate FS-2020 chromosome 26, ASM1510439v2, whole genome shotgun sequence genomic DNA contains:
- the LOC135200363 gene encoding uncharacterized protein LOC135200363 produces the protein MNSLIKRALLMLLQFGLLTEGLNLKDALPVPWRDRRACQVDDEYFEEDSSLLTLCDPDGALPPAHRMITSEMLRHCKENSADNTTFLLLLVNAINHADTNIKNETAEIDHLTENGVNTYNLTREESAVFLVVEKEPFGVNSWYSDSLSSTFFPSLDLEELLTNLTESFRTDSNFPFAVNRLVYFFCEKLHAPPYRPAKWDALTLLWMILVIIVIALVTGTVIHLIMVRYKAFHKGDAPGEQLRQHRGRPSLGPLSMEMEDFGTTPFQPSRNLLLSTDDVTVVSSQQQQTSSTANLLES, from the exons ATGAACTCTCTGATCAAACGCGCTTTGCTGATGCTACTACAATTTGGATTACTAACGGAAG GTCTGAATTTGAAAGACGCTCTCCCCGTCCCGTGGCGAGATCGACGGGCCTGCCAGGTCGATGACGAATACTTCGAAGAGGATTCGAGCCTTCTAACACTCTGTGACCCGGATGGAGCTCTCCCACCAGCGCATC GTATGATAACCAGCGAAATGTTACGTCACTGCAAAGAGAATTCCGCGGACAATACAACCTTCCTGCTACTCTTGGTGAACGCTATCAACCACGCAG ACACGAACATTAAAAATGAGACAGCTGAGATCGACCACCTGACGGAAAATGGCGTGAACACGTATAATCTCACGAGGGAAGagtcggccgtattccttgtcgTGGAGAAGGAACCGTTTGGG GTTAACTCATGGTACAGCGACTCGCTTTCCTCCACTTTCTTCCCGTCTCTCGACCTGGAAGAGTTACTGACAAATCTCACGGAGAGCTTCAGAACCGACAGCAATTTCCCATTTGCTGTCAATAGGCTAGTGTACTTCTTTTGCGAG AAACTCCACGCCCCGCCCTACCGACCGGCGAAATGGGACGCCCTCACCCTCCTGTGGATGATCCTGGTCATCATCGTCATCGCCTTGGTCACGGGCacag TGATCCACCTCATCATGGTCCGGTACAAGGCCTTCCACAAAGGCGACGCCCCTGGGGAACAACTCCGGCAGCACCGCGGCAGACCAAGCCTTGGTCCTCTCTCCATGGAGATGGAGGATTTCGGAACGACGCCCTTCCAGCCCAGTAGGAATCTGCTCCTGAGCACTGACGACGTCACGGTCGTGTCCTCACAACAACAACAGACGTCCTCCACAGCAAATCTCTTAGAGTCCTAA